CTGTGCGAGCTGCTGGATCCCAGTTGATGATAAACTCACCACGGTAGATCCAGCCTTTCTTGTATAGGTCCACAAAGACCTTACGAACGGCTTTTGACAAACCTTCGTCAAGGGTGAAACGCTCGCGAGAGTAGTCTACAGAGAGCCCCATCTTGCCCCATTGTTCCTTGATAGTCGTCGCATATTCGTCTTTCCATTCCCAGACTTTATCTAGGAATTTTTCACGACCAAGGTCATAACGGCTAATACCCTCACCACGCAAGCGCTCCTCAACCTTAGCCTGAGTCGCAATCCCAGCGTGGTCCATCCCTGGAAGCCAAAGGGTATCAAAGCCTTGCATACGCTTTTGACGGATGATGATATCCTGCAAGGTCGTATCCCAAGCGTGACCAAGGTGAAGTTTACCTGTAACGTTTGGTGGTGGAATCACGATCGAATAAGGCTTAGCCTTTTGATCGCCTGAAGGCTTGAAAACATCGGCATCAAGCCATTTTTGGTAACGACCAGCCTCAACCTCGGCTGGATTGTATTTAGGTGAAAGTTCTTTAGACATGTGTTTGTCCTTTCTCTATTGTATTCATTTTATTTTGAATCTGCTTCGCAACTTCTTCTGCAGACAGATTCGTATTATTTATTTTAAGGTAGTGGTACAACTCGTTCGGTTGATGTTGGGAATTTAATTGAAGTGTTTCAGCAGTCTCCAAAATTTCTCTTTCAGATACCTCAATATGTCGTTTTAAGGGTTTGTGCTTTAATCGATTCTCCGTTCGATTTCGATGTATGCGCTCCTCAAGACTTGTTTCCAACTCCACAAACAGAATCTCTTGATGATAGTCATCCAACAAATCCTGAATTTGCTTCAAATACAGTAGCTGGTACTGATTTGAAAAATTAATTACGTCTGTTAAAATCACAGATCGCTGATTCCGAGCTCTTGCTCCAAGGAAAGAAAAGGTAATTCCACGAACAAATTCCCACATTTCCTCTGTGTAGTCCTGATAGATTTCTAGTGCAAAATCGATAGCTTTATGGTTATAAAAGAGGGTAGCATTTGTCTTTCGAGATAACTCTTGGCCAATCGTCATTTTCCCAGAAGCCGGAGCCCCAATGATGAAAATGTGCATCAAACCACCTCCCACTCACTCCTCAGCAAGCCATATATCAGACTGTCACAGCGATTTCCTTGGGCATCTTTGCGGTCTCTTATGCGAGCTTCTAAGGTAAAGCCAAGTTTCTCAGCGACTCGTTGACTTTGGACATTGTAACCAAAACAAGTTAGTTCAATCTTGTGTAGGTTCAATTCTTTAAAAGCTAAATCAATCAAGGTACGTGCCGCTTCGGGCACATAACCTCGTCCCCAATAGTCTGGATGTAAGATATAGCCAATCTCCAAGACATCATCCTCGTGACGACGAGGGAAATCAACAGAGCCGATGACCTTATCGGTTCCTTTAGCGACAATTCCATAGCCCGCTGGGAGATTGTTCTTTTCATTACGCTCGGGAAGGATATGCTCCAGATAATAAATCTCATCTTCCAAGGTCTTGACGGGAGGAAAGCCTGCTGGGTAGGAAACTTCTGGCCTATTGGCATAGTCAAAGATATCCACAACATCAGCCACGGTACGGACTCGTAAGACTAGCCGTTCGGTTTCTATACGTTCTGGCAACTCTGCTCTTGTCATCCTTCTACCTCGCTTTCTACAAAAAATCGCCCCTGCCATATACATGACAGGGACGAATGTGCTAATCCGCGGTACCACCCAATTTCGGGCAGATGCCCGCAACTCTCGTCTTTATAAATAAAAAGACAATATTATTTCATTTTTATCCATCAGCAACCAGTTTTGACACATTTGTGGACTTCTCATCGCCGCCACTTTCTGTAAAATGTGGGATCCAAAACACCTCTGATGGCTTTATTGTAGCAAGTTTTTCACGGAAATGCAAGACTCAAGAAAGATTACTTGAAGCTGATTCCATGCTCTTTTAATTTCTTAATGGTAGCTGGGCCGATTCCCTTCAAGGCAAGGAGTTCTTTTTCAGTCCAATTTTTAAAGTCAGCAGCCGACTTGATGCCTTCATCGTAGAAAGCCTTGGCACGATCTACTGAGAGGCCACCCAAAGTAGCTGCGAAATCTTCTACAGAATTGGCTACTTTTTGAGCTTGTTCCTTAGTCGCTTCTACTGCCTGTTCCACTTTTTTAGAGACAACTTTTCCTGCTTCGCTGGCAGATTTTTCTGCGTGTTTCACGACTTTCTTGGTCTCTTCGACAACTTTGGTCACCGTACTTGAAAAGGCACCTGAACGACGAAGGCTATTTCGCAATTGTTTTTTACGTTGGAGTTTCTTTGACATGATAAAATCCTTTCAATAAAAAATCCCTGCTCTGACAAGGATTTAATAAAGATATTCTATCAAGATTTTGGGAAAAAATCAAGAAAGGAAATAAGATTCCCCTTAAAAATCTAGCCGTTTTTTCCTTTCAAACTAGTTTGACAATGATTCGACTTCTTGATAAAATATGCAGTAATGTGCAAGACTGATTCACGTAAAAAGCTGATAAGGAGAACGATATGAATAACGAGAGTTACTTTGACGGCGGTCTTTTGAGCTACGTTGGACATACTATCCTAGTCATGCTTATCATGGGATTTACTGCCGAAATTGCTACGCCTTGGGCAGTTTGCATGATGCAAAACTGGAAGGTTAAGCACACTGTCATCGATGGACGTCGCCTTTATTTTGATGGAACAGGTTCTCAATTATTCGGGAACTGGATTAAGTGGTTCCTGCTCACCATCATCACCTTGGGCATCTATTCATTCTGGTTGCATATCAAAATGGAACAATGGATCACCAAACACACACATCATGTATAAATAGAAAAAGTGCATTCATACGCACTTTTTGATTTGTAACGATTAATAATTCCGTTCGCCAAACAATCCTTCTGGCAAATCATGGAATCCCTTGCCTGCCTTGAAATTTTCGAACTTACCAAGCAAGAACTGGTAGGCATCCAAGCGACTTTCGTAGCGAATCATGGCATCTTTGGCACGTTCGTCTTGGTCTTCTTCGTAGACCTTTTGACTTTCCTTGTGCGCCATGTCGTTGATCATGATCTGGGTATTGACCCAAGCTTCAAATTCCTTCATAAATTCCTGTTCGTAACTCATTGATTCTCCTTATTCTAATCCACGGAAGAAGTCCGTATCAATCTCTCGGTAGGGCTGGATATCCTGAACATACTCCAACACGCCTTGGAATTCCCCGTTTTCATCGTGTACCGCAGCATAGGTAATGTGGACAAACTTGCCTCGCGAATCTGACTTGAACCACATTTCATACTTGTCCTTGACCCCTTCACGAAGACCTTTCATAACGGCCTTCACCTTTTCTAGATACTTGGGCGGATGGCAAAGTTCAACATTGCGACCGACTTGGGACGGCGTCCGTTTAAAAATCATCTCATCAGCTGGCGCATTGTCATTATAATACTGGAAAATATCGTCTTTATTGACAAAGGTAATCTCCATAGGGAGATGATTGAGGATGAGGTTAGCCTGCTCGACGGAGAGATAGCCATTTCCAAAAGCCTGTTGACTATGACGATCCAACACTGCTTCCTTTTCCTTAGGGGTAAAGGTAATGGTGAACTGTCCTTCTGGTGTATCGATAACTTGCTGAACTTGACCTTCAGCCGTGTCTAGTTGTACGGGCTCTTCTGCACTTTTTTCCTCAACGAAACTCTGACGTTCTGGCACCCATTTCTCTGACGGACGGATGATGGCATAGCCGTAGGCATCGCTCTCCTCCGCAATCTGAATCCAATCATCCTGAGTGAAGGACTCAAGAAGAATCATGAGGAGGATGGACTCTTCCTTGAAAATCATACTTTCAAACTCTGTCGCAAAAGCTTCAAAAGCTTCCTTTACAGTGTTAATCGACACTTCTGGTAGTGCCTTAGCCGTCGTTAGAGCTGTTTGAAAGAGTTCCCTAATCTGGTCATCCACCCCCCACATAACTTTAGGAGGTGAATCGTGACCATAGCGCTCCATGATGGGAAAAAAGAGCTCTTCCTTGCGCTGATAATGGATGCCAAATTGCCCCAACAGCCCCATTTGACGGACCAAGCCCTTGCGCATCTCTGCCAGCATTTCCTCATCTTCCATAGACTCATAGGTATCCAACAGTCTCCGAATGCGAATCAAGGCTGCACGGAGAGCCAGATTTTCATCCTTGAAGACGCGAACTGGATGGCCAGGGTGTTCGGTGTCCTCTACTTCGACGCCCTTAACAGCGTTTTTAAAAAGATTGGCATGGACATCACAGAGCTCCATGACATCTTCAAAGGTGACACCTGAGTCTGAGTTCATCAGCTCGTGCTCCATGAGGGAAATCTCGATGGCTGAAACACCCGTAAAGGTCGCATCAAAACGCTCCTGAACTGACTCAGGAGAGGCACCATTGTGCAATTCTAACAAAATATCCCGTAGGATATGAATCCGTTCATCTGCCATTAGTCTAATCCAATCACTTCATAGCCGTTCGCTTCTAGCGTGCGGACAATCTTGTCCATAGGCGTTCCTTCAAGTTTAGAACCCTGCTTAAGCGATACTTTGCGACCGACTGTATTGCGCATCAAGGGATTAGCAAGTGGTTTAAAACCGAGCTCCACTAGGATTTCCAAAACTTCTGGGTGCTTGTCTACCACTTCTGCAACGGGTATTGACACATCGATGATATTGTCCATGACGACCTCCATTGTATGTTCTAATACTCAATGAAAATCAAAGAGCAAACTAGGAAGCTAGCCGCAGGCTGTACTTAAGTACGGCAAGGTGAAGCTGACGTGGTTTGAAGAGATTTTCGAAGAGTATAAAATGATTTTACTGCTTATATTATACCATATGGGAAGAGATTAAAAAACTAGCAGTGGAATTCCTGCTAGTTTCTTTCATTTCAAGTTATTCCTTATCATCTGGTTTTGCGAGCCACTGGGCTACATCCATCAGCTTGTCAGCAAGCAGTACTTTCCCGAAACCTACTAGAGCATTGTCATCTTTTTTCATGTTCTTCAGGACTTTGATGCTTTGCATCACAAAAAAGTAATTCCCATAAGTTTTAGCTAGAGTTTTTATAAGTCCCATATTACTCTCCTTCGATGATTTCGACCTCTTTTCGGATAATATCAACGTCTCTTTGATATTGCGCTTCATTGTAGTTGACTAGCTTGGACAATTCCCGTTGCAATCTTTCTCCCATCGGTTTCATGGTCGCAAAGGTTAAGCCCCCAGAAATGACTCCACCTAGGATAGGGATCACTTTCCCCATCCCTTTGGCTAGGCCTCCTTTTGTCAGATTGACTCCAAAAATCTTCAAAACTTTTTCTAAAATAGGATACCAGAGCGTCTTTGTCAAGGCTTTCTTGTTCACTACTTTTATGACTTGCTTGGCTACTGTCACACCGCCTGATCGAAGCAGAGCACCTGCGCCATTTACTCCCAGCATCACACCTAGATACAGCACGAGAGTGTTTTTAGCATCTTCACTTAACTCATTGCGCGATGCCCAGAGATCATCAAATCCGTAAATATACCCTAGTTCCTGAGCTAGTTTTAATGAGAATGCATAAAACTGGGCTACGTCTGTCGGAATAGTAATCGCCATGACAATCCCTCCAGGTAGACCAGCCAAAACCGAAGTTCCACTGGCTAACAGGACATTGTCCTTAATACAGGCCTTGGCCACGCGATCCAAGCTTTCCTGGGGTAATAAAGCCGTCGGTCCTTGTTCAATCAAAGTTGGAATATCCTTACGGTCTAATTCCTTTGAAAACTTTTCTACTAAAAACTTTTCTCGATCGACCTTGACTACGGGTAGTTTCACCACTTGTTGTAGTACTTGCATAGCTATATCTTGTTTAGCCATATATCTCTCCGTTTTTCATTTATATCAAGGTTTATCATATCATACTATTTGAAATTTACAAATTTTTTAAACCGATTTTTATCAGATAGATACATCGTCAAATAGCTATTATCGTACTCTGGCAACAAAAAAGAGGGTTCCCCCTCTTTCTTAGTTCTTATCCAGATTGCGTAGCATCTCGTCAATCTTGTTTCCATATTCGATGGATTCGTCTTTGACGAAGGTCAAATCTGGGATTTTGTACAATTTCAAATTGCGACCAAGTTCACGTTTGATAGTACCAGTTGCTTTTTCAAGCCCGATTTGAGCTTTTTGGTTATCCGAAGCAAGGTTACTCAAAATGGTGTAGTAAACCTTGGCTACAGACAAGTCACCTAGCATCTGAACATCTGTGATGGTCACACCTTGGACACGCGGATCACGGACCTTCTTTTGCAAAATCTCATTGACTTCACGCTTGATTTCCATGCCCACACGATCCGTACGGAAATGATTTGCCATGATATTCCTTTCTCTACTTTGAACCAAAAGCTAGGCCAGCAGACCTAGCTATTTTTAAATTTATTGATTTTCAGTTCAAATTGAAACGAAGTGCAATTTGAACTCATTCGCTTCTTTCGCTGTGGTGAAAGTGATGGAACTGATTTATCAGTCCCATCACAGGGGATTTTTGAGACACTAGGCTCAAAAATAAGCAATGAAACCATCCATTTGCTTGCGTCCCTCACCACCTAAGAAAGGAGCAAAAATCTTAACGTTTGATTTCTTCCATGACATAGGCCTCAATCACATCATCAGTCTTGATATCATTGTAGCCATCAATCATCAATCCACCTTCACGACCGTTTGTAACTTCTTTAACGTCGTCTTTGTAATGTTTCAAGCTTGCGAGTTCACCGTCATAGATAACGACACCGTCACGGATAACACGGACTTTCGAGTCACGGGTAACCTTACCGTTGATAACCATGAATCCACCGATGGTTCCCACTTTAGATACCTTGAAGGTTTCACGGATAACTGCTTCACCGATAACTTTTTCTTCAAATTCTGGGTCAAGCATCCCTTTCATAGCTTCTTCCATCTCTTCGATAACCTTGTAAATAATGCTGTGGAGACGGATTTCTACATCGTCAGCTTCCGCTTGTTGACGAGCTTGTGGTGTAGGGCGTACGTTGAAACCAACGATAAAGGCATTTGAAGCTTCGGCAAGAGTCACGTCAGACTCATTGATGGCACCGACCGCTGAGTGAACGATGGTAACTTTGACACCTTCTACGTCAATCTTTTGAAGTGAGGCAGAAAGGGCTTCAACAGAACCTTGTACGTCGGCCTTGATGATGACATTAACTGACTTGAGCTCACCAGCTTTAAGTGTATCAAAGAGGTTTTCAAGGCTGACACGTTGGGTAGCTTGACGTTGTTTCATGAGGGCACGTTTCGCACGCTCTTCACCGGCTGCACGCGCAGATTTTTCATCTTCGTAAACGGCAAAGTGGTCACCTGCCATTGGCGCTTCGTTCAGACCTGTGATAGAAACTGGTGTTGATGGTCCAGCCACCTTGACACGACGACCAAGGTCATTGGTCATAGCACGGACACGACCGAAGGTATTTCCGACAACGATTGGGTCTTGGACATTCAAGGTACCTTGTTGAACAAGAAGGGTTGCGACCGCACCTTTCCCTTTATCCAAACGAGCTTCGATAACTGTACCGATCGCACGCACTGTTGGGTCTGCCTTGAGTTCTTGGATTTCAGCTACAAGAAGGACTGTTTCCAACAATTCTTCGATATTTTGGTTGAATTTAGCTGAGATTTCAACAAATTCAGAATCACCACCCCAAGCTGTTGACATAACACCATGCTCTGCCAATTCACCGATAACGCGTTCTGGGTTGGCACCTGGTTTATCAATCTTGTTGATAGCCACGATAATTGGAACGTTGGCCGCTTTTGAGTGGTTGATGGCTTCGATAGTCTGAGGCATAACCCCGTCGTCGGCCGCTACGACCAAGATGGTAATATCGGTAACAGATGCACCACGCGCACGCATAGAGGTAAAGGCCGCGTGTCCTGGTGTATCAAGGAAGGTAATCTTCTTGCCATTTTCCACGATTTGGTAGGCACCGATATGCTGAGTGATACCACCTGCTTCACCTGTTGCAACACGAGAGTTACGAAGGGTATCCAAGAGGGTTGTTTTACCATGGTCAACGTGTCCCATGATGGTTACAACTGGTGGACGTTCAACCAATTCATCTTCATTAAGATAGCCATCTTCGACGAAGAAACGTTCGATGTCGGCATTATCCACTTCAACCTTTTGTTTGGCTTCGATACCGTAATCCACCATGAGGAGTTCGATGGTTTCTCCATCCAAGGATTGGTTTTGTGTGGCCATGACACCCATCATAAAGAGTTTCTTAACGATTTCTGCTGGTTCACGTTTGATACGTTTTGCGATTTCCGCAACAGTCATACCATCTGTATACTCAAATTCTGTTGGCAATTCATGGAACTTACGCTCTGTAACAGGTTTTGGAGTCTGGTTACGGTTGTTTTGCTTGTTCCCTTTTTTATTTTTCTTGTTGTTATTCCAGTTACTATTTCTTTGATTTCTCACTTGATTCTGACTACTTCGATTCTTTTGTTGTTTTCTAGGACCATCTTCTTCGTGATCATAATCATCACGTTCTTTGTCTGGTCGAGCTTGTTTTTTACGACGTGTATCCACTGGCGCTTCTTTCGCTACAGGAGCTACTGTTACTGCTGGCTGCGTTTGTTCAGCTAGCTTAGCAGCTTCTTCAAAGATTTCCTCTGGCTCCTTGCGTTTGTTAGCTTGAGCCAAGGCTTCTTTGGCAGCTTGTGATTGTTTGAAGCGCTCCTCGCTTGAGCGTGCGTACTCTGCATTTTGCTCTGCTTTTAGGGCTGCTGCACGGGCTTTAAAGTCAACACGTGGTCCAGCTTGTTTTGGCTGGAAGTCTTGTTGCTGACGGCGATCATTGCCACGATTCCCTTGACCTTGTGGTTTTTTCCCTTGGTCGTTGAATCGGCGATTGTCGCGGTTCCCTTGACCAGGTTTACCACCATTACGGCCGTCATTTTTCTGACGGTTGCCGTTTTGTTGTTGGTCACGGTTGTTGCCCTTGTTTTGTTTGCGTCGCTCTGCCTGCTCTTTGGCACGAGCCTCACGCTCCGCCTTGAAGTTTCGACTCTGTGGTCTTGCGGCCACTACTTTTTCTTCCTTAGGAGCTGCAGGTGTAGCTGATTTGCTTTCTTCCTTTGCGGCAGCTGGTTTAGATGATGCAGGCTTTTCAGCTTTCTTTTCTACACTTGCTTTTGGTGCTGCAGGTTTTGCTTCTGCTTTAGGAGCAGGTGCAGGTTTAAAGCTAGCTGCGATTTGCTCAGCAGCAGCAGCTTCCACGCTCGATGAGTGGCTTTTCACATCCAAGCCCAACTCTTTTGCACGCGCTACAACTTCTTTACTTTCTTTTCCAAGCTCTTTTGCGATTTCGTACAATCTTTTCTTAGACAAATCATGTCCTCCTCTTCTATTCCATAAGAGACCTCATTTTCTTTGTAAATCCAGCATCTGTCACAGCCAAAACCTTTCTCGGTTTCCCGACTGCTATGCTTAATTCCAGTGTTGAAAACACGGTTATAACTTCTACTTGATAATAGTCACTTTTATCTTGAATCTTCTTGGTCAGATTAGGACCAGCATCATGGGCTAGAAAGACTAGCTTGGCTTTCTGGTCTTGGATGGCTTTAACCACCAATTCCTCACCCGATATGATCCGGCCTGCTCGTTGAGCAAGTCCCAAGAGATTACTTATCTTTTGCTTATTCAAGTCCTAACTCTCTTCTTTTCACTTTGTGATCCACATAAGCGATCAACTCGTCATAAAAGCTTTCTTCCACTTCCATGTTAAAGCTGCGGTTAAAGACTTTCTTCTTTTTTGCCTCTAGGGCTTCTGCGTTGTCTAGCTTGATATAAGCGCCACGACCATTGGCCTTGCCTGTCGGATCGATAAAGACTTGCCCTTCTTTGTTCTTGACAATGCGGAGCAAATCACGCTTATCAATCACTTCGTTGGATACAACAGACTTGCGCAAAGGGATTTTTCTTGTTTTCATCTTTCCCTCCTCTAGCAGCTTTTATTCTTCGATCAATTCGTCCGCAGCTGCGTAATCCACTTGGCCTGCTTCTTCCATAGCTTCAAATTCACTGGCAGACTTGATATCGATACGGTAACCCGTCAAGTGAGCCGCCAAGCGAACGTTTTGTCCACGACGACCGATAGCAAGAGAAAGCTTGTTATCAGGCACAACGACTAAGGCACGTTTGCTGTCATTTTCATCAAAGATAACTTGGTCAACCTCAGCAGGAGCGATGGCATTGTAGATAAACTCAGCTGGATCTGCTACCCACTCGATAACGTCGATGTTTTCTTCAACAGGAATCATACGGTCACTCTTGGCATCGTAACGAGCTGGGTGGAATTTGCTGGTGATTTTCTTGATATTGGCACCACCACGTCCAACGATTGTCCCAATAGCGTCCACGTTTGGATTGTGGCTACGAACGGCAACTTTCGTACGGTCACCAGCTTCGCGGGCTACGCTCATGATTTCAACAGTTCCATCGTAAACTTCTGGAATTTCTTGCTCCATCAAGCGTTTGATCATTTCAGGATGGCTACGGCTAACAAAGACATTGACACCACGAGGGTTGTCTTCAACCTTGTAAACGTAGACTTCGATACGGTCATGGGAAGCAAACACCTCTCCAGGAATTTGGTCTTGTTTTGATAATTGGGCTTCGATGCTACCAAGGTTAACATAAATGAAACGGTTGTCAAATCGTTCTACTGTACCAGACATGATTTCTTGTTCATGTTCTTTGTAAGTATTGTAAGTGATGGCACGTGTTTGCTTGCGCATTTTTTCCATGATGGTTTGTTTAGCAGACTGGGCTGCTACACGACCAAACTCAGCTGGTGCTTCTTCGAACTTGATTTTGTCACCAAGTTCATAGGCTGAATTAATGGCAAGAGCATCTTTCAAGCTGATTTCCAAGCGGCTATCAAACACTTCATCAACAACTTCACGGACAGTATAAACTGTAAAGTCACCTGTCTTTTCATTGAAGTCAATGGCTACGCTGTCAGATTGACCATAGCGTCTGCGATAAGCGGAACGAAGCGACTCTACTACTGCGTCGATGATGTCTTCTTTTTTGATTCCCTTGTCTTCTTCCAAAATGCGGAAGGCCTCTAGCATTTCTTTACTCATGTTCTTTTTACTTTTGAATCCTCAAAAGCTATCCTTTCTTTTCTATAGTTTTACTGCTAAACGTGCTTTTGATACTAAACTGTATGGAATTTGGACAGTTTTCTTACGTGTCTTGTCCATATATTCCATGGTCAACTCATCCTCTTCAAAGGATACCAAAGTTCCTTCAAAGACTTTTTGTTTATCGATGGCCTGGTAGAGCCCGACATGGATGTATTTCCCAACTGCTCCAGCGACAGCATCCTTGGTTTTCAAAGGACGTTCCAAGCCTGGACTG
The sequence above is a segment of the Streptococcus oralis ATCC 35037 genome. Coding sequences within it:
- a CDS encoding DUF1912 family protein; protein product: MSYEQEFMKEFEAWVNTQIMINDMAHKESQKVYEEDQDERAKDAMIRYESRLDAYQFLLGKFENFKAGKGFHDLPEGLFGERNY
- the rnpM gene encoding RNase P modulator RnpM; this translates as MKTRKIPLRKSVVSNEVIDKRDLLRIVKNKEGQVFIDPTGKANGRGAYIKLDNAEALEAKKKKVFNRSFNMEVEESFYDELIAYVDHKVKRRELGLE
- a CDS encoding DUF898 family protein, with product MNNESYFDGGLLSYVGHTILVMLIMGFTAEIATPWAVCMMQNWKVKHTVIDGRRLYFDGTGSQLFGNWIKWFLLTIITLGIYSFWLHIKMEQWITKHTHHV
- the infB gene encoding translation initiation factor IF-2; translated protein: MSKKRLYEIAKELGKESKEVVARAKELGLDVKSHSSSVEAAAAEQIAASFKPAPAPKAEAKPAAPKASVEKKAEKPASSKPAAAKEESKSATPAAPKEEKVVAARPQSRNFKAEREARAKEQAERRKQNKGNNRDQQQNGNRQKNDGRNGGKPGQGNRDNRRFNDQGKKPQGQGNRGNDRRQQQDFQPKQAGPRVDFKARAAALKAEQNAEYARSSEERFKQSQAAKEALAQANKRKEPEEIFEEAAKLAEQTQPAVTVAPVAKEAPVDTRRKKQARPDKERDDYDHEEDGPRKQQKNRSSQNQVRNQRNSNWNNNKKNKKGNKQNNRNQTPKPVTERKFHELPTEFEYTDGMTVAEIAKRIKREPAEIVKKLFMMGVMATQNQSLDGETIELLMVDYGIEAKQKVEVDNADIERFFVEDGYLNEDELVERPPVVTIMGHVDHGKTTLLDTLRNSRVATGEAGGITQHIGAYQIVENGKKITFLDTPGHAAFTSMRARGASVTDITILVVAADDGVMPQTIEAINHSKAANVPIIVAINKIDKPGANPERVIGELAEHGVMSTAWGGDSEFVEISAKFNQNIEELLETVLLVAEIQELKADPTVRAIGTVIEARLDKGKGAVATLLVQQGTLNVQDPIVVGNTFGRVRAMTNDLGRRVKVAGPSTPVSITGLNEAPMAGDHFAVYEDEKSARAAGEERAKRALMKQRQATQRVSLENLFDTLKAGELKSVNVIIKADVQGSVEALSASLQKIDVEGVKVTIVHSAVGAINESDVTLAEASNAFIVGFNVRPTPQARQQAEADDVEIRLHSIIYKVIEEMEEAMKGMLDPEFEEKVIGEAVIRETFKVSKVGTIGGFMVINGKVTRDSKVRVIRDGVVIYDGELASLKHYKDDVKEVTNGREGGLMIDGYNDIKTDDVIEAYVMEEIKR
- a CDS encoding AAA family ATPase, which encodes MHIFIIGAPASGKMTIGQELSRKTNATLFYNHKAIDFALEIYQDYTEEMWEFVRGITFSFLGARARNQRSVILTDVINFSNQYQLLYLKQIQDLLDDYHQEILFVELETSLEERIHRNRTENRLKHKPLKRHIEVSEREILETAETLQLNSQHQPNELYHYLKINNTNLSAEEVAKQIQNKMNTIEKGQTHV
- a CDS encoding GNAT family N-acetyltransferase, translating into MTRAELPERIETERLVLRVRTVADVVDIFDYANRPEVSYPAGFPPVKTLEDEIYYLEHILPERNEKNNLPAGYGIVAKGTDKVIGSVDFPRRHEDDVLEIGYILHPDYWGRGYVPEAARTLIDLAFKELNLHKIELTCFGYNVQSQRVAEKLGFTLEARIRDRKDAQGNRCDSLIYGLLRSEWEVV
- a CDS encoding YlxQ-related RNA-binding protein; the encoded protein is MNKQKISNLLGLAQRAGRIISGEELVVKAIQDQKAKLVFLAHDAGPNLTKKIQDKSDYYQVEVITVFSTLELSIAVGKPRKVLAVTDAGFTKKMRSLME
- the nusA gene encoding transcription termination factor NusA, giving the protein MSKEMLEAFRILEEDKGIKKEDIIDAVVESLRSAYRRRYGQSDSVAIDFNEKTGDFTVYTVREVVDEVFDSRLEISLKDALAINSAYELGDKIKFEEAPAEFGRVAAQSAKQTIMEKMRKQTRAITYNTYKEHEQEIMSGTVERFDNRFIYVNLGSIEAQLSKQDQIPGEVFASHDRIEVYVYKVEDNPRGVNVFVSRSHPEMIKRLMEQEIPEVYDGTVEIMSVAREAGDRTKVAVRSHNPNVDAIGTIVGRGGANIKKITSKFHPARYDAKSDRMIPVEENIDVIEWVADPAEFIYNAIAPAEVDQVIFDENDSKRALVVVPDNKLSLAIGRRGQNVRLAAHLTGYRIDIKSASEFEAMEEAGQVDYAAADELIEE
- a CDS encoding DUF1858 domain-containing protein, with amino-acid sequence MDNIIDVSIPVAEVVDKHPEVLEILVELGFKPLANPLMRNTVGRKVSLKQGSKLEGTPMDKIVRTLEANGYEVIGLD
- a CDS encoding helix-hairpin-helix domain-containing protein encodes the protein MSKKLQRKKQLRNSLRRSGAFSSTVTKVVEETKKVVKHAEKSASEAGKVVSKKVEQAVEATKEQAQKVANSVEDFAATLGGLSVDRAKAFYDEGIKSAADFKNWTEKELLALKGIGPATIKKLKEHGISFK
- the rbfA gene encoding 30S ribosome-binding factor RbfA, translating into MANHFRTDRVGMEIKREVNEILQKKVRDPRVQGVTITDVQMLGDLSVAKVYYTILSNLASDNQKAQIGLEKATGTIKRELGRNLKLYKIPDLTFVKDESIEYGNKIDEMLRNLDKN
- a CDS encoding DUF438 domain-containing protein — translated: MADERIHILRDILLELHNGASPESVQERFDATFTGVSAIEISLMEHELMNSDSGVTFEDVMELCDVHANLFKNAVKGVEVEDTEHPGHPVRVFKDENLALRAALIRIRRLLDTYESMEDEEMLAEMRKGLVRQMGLLGQFGIHYQRKEELFFPIMERYGHDSPPKVMWGVDDQIRELFQTALTTAKALPEVSINTVKEAFEAFATEFESMIFKEESILLMILLESFTQDDWIQIAEESDAYGYAIIRPSEKWVPERQSFVEEKSAEEPVQLDTAEGQVQQVIDTPEGQFTITFTPKEKEAVLDRHSQQAFGNGYLSVEQANLILNHLPMEITFVNKDDIFQYYNDNAPADEMIFKRTPSQVGRNVELCHPPKYLEKVKAVMKGLREGVKDKYEMWFKSDSRGKFVHITYAAVHDENGEFQGVLEYVQDIQPYREIDTDFFRGLE